The following are encoded together in the Bacteroidales bacterium genome:
- the cas10 gene encoding type III-B CRISPR-associated protein Cas10/Cmr2 yields the protein MKYTAITIGPIYKTFMYAKKTRELWTASYLFSYLMKKLILALKDADKNIDIIIPFTDEDLLTSKNETGLFPDRLVFQTNIKFEDIKNIIDKELERIAFQITLHLNIDDTDYFKNYFQVYAVEKEFEKGTLKRDIVKNLFDTLDVLELQQKFEHQEPTTNIQSFLTKASLKNGEEHSFLMQDAREDKDIEKFQSIIEISAYEIIESLNEEDKVKFYEKLKQSFSNNKSNDNDLIKFLKNKNKDTFRTHHKYLAILQIDGDSFGIINQFLDDTDYQKFSESLANYSLEIKDIIKDYGGLPVYIGGDDVLAFVPVRNKEQNIFTILEDIDKVFNEEFKYFIDKKVTDDNGNIIKDKDGNIIKPALSAGISITYYKYPLNEALALSYDLLFKKAKNHNGKDAVAFEVIKHSGQTFCTIFGKGTPIYEKFNKLIALNIDEDEFFSSVIQKFFENFELLEIIGNNKDRIKAYRDEFFNESFHGTKDKFLTELEEYISLLFTTNVPNTTNKIKDKLYASLRMVKFLNRDDNE from the coding sequence ATGAAATACACAGCAATAACAATAGGACCAATATACAAAACATTTATGTATGCCAAAAAGACCAGAGAGCTTTGGACTGCAAGTTATTTGTTTTCGTATTTAATGAAGAAGCTGATATTAGCTTTAAAAGATGCTGATAAAAACATTGATATTATCATTCCTTTTACTGATGAAGATTTGTTAACAAGCAAAAACGAAACAGGCTTATTTCCGGATAGGTTAGTTTTTCAAACCAATATTAAATTTGAGGATATTAAAAACATAATAGACAAAGAACTCGAAAGAATTGCTTTTCAAATAACACTTCACCTTAATATTGATGATACCGATTATTTCAAAAACTATTTTCAAGTATATGCAGTAGAAAAAGAATTTGAAAAAGGTACTCTAAAAAGAGATATTGTTAAAAACCTTTTTGACACTTTGGATGTTTTAGAACTTCAACAAAAGTTTGAACACCAAGAACCAACAACAAATATTCAATCATTTCTTACAAAAGCCAGTTTAAAAAATGGTGAAGAACATTCTTTTTTAATGCAAGATGCACGTGAAGATAAAGATATTGAGAAATTCCAATCAATTATTGAAATATCTGCTTATGAAATTATTGAGAGTTTAAATGAAGAAGATAAAGTTAAATTTTATGAAAAACTAAAACAAAGTTTTAGCAATAATAAATCTAATGATAATGATTTGATTAAATTTTTAAAAAATAAAAATAAAGATACCTTTCGCACACATCATAAATACCTTGCAATATTACAAATTGACGGCGACAGTTTCGGAATAATAAATCAATTTTTAGATGATACTGATTATCAAAAGTTTTCAGAGAGTTTAGCAAATTACTCATTAGAAATTAAAGACATTATAAAAGATTATGGCGGTTTGCCTGTTTATATAGGAGGTGATGACGTTTTGGCTTTTGTTCCTGTAAGAAACAAAGAGCAGAACATTTTTACTATACTTGAAGATATAGACAAAGTTTTTAATGAGGAGTTTAAATATTTTATTGATAAAAAAGTTACAGATGATAACGGCAATATTATTAAAGATAAAGACGGCAACATTATTAAACCGGCATTATCTGCCGGCATTTCAATTACTTATTACAAATATCCTTTAAATGAAGCTTTGGCACTATCTTATGATTTACTGTTTAAAAAAGCAAAAAATCATAATGGAAAAGATGCTGTTGCTTTTGAAGTTATAAAACATAGTGGTCAAACTTTCTGCACTATTTTTGGTAAAGGAACTCCTATTTATGAAAAGTTCAATAAGTTAATAGCTCTGAATATTGATGAAGATGAATTCTTTTCATCTGTTATACAAAAATTCTTTGAAAATTTTGAATTACTCGAAATAATTGGAAACAACAAAGATAGAATTAAAGCGTACAGAGATGAGTTTTTCAATGAAAGTTTTCACGGAACAAAAGACAAGTTTTTAACAGAACTTGAAGAATACATCAGTTTATTATTCACAACAAATGTTCCTAATACTACAAATAAAATTAAAGACAAGTTATATGCTTCTTTAAGAATGGTTAAATTTTTAAACAGAGACGACAATGAGTAA
- a CDS encoding CorA family divalent cation transporter codes for MSKPYSYHIFMFPFRWDYCEAKDNCKNKKQNFSERTKLEKFQNLLIPNEKDTNWETNKYKTDNSANYNEFTYFYDFVRDAIFDTTEKQEHEKKVMNHYAYKTNDKKYKYEISLKAGNKYSLDIKEIYLHVFTTGVALLSYHLKNNETDKFEDILKINEYGRRIYPQFLDNKEPYTDVTKTKFLADKIMIVKSPLCSEHDNNPQIIAEEDFSKYNDFSNIKDDAFILPDFIEKLLGNNFITKDEKNKIKIIPIIDDRMFVISWYGNSYLINKLQSKDILTEQHRYRGTTTGTTITSEQYNYINNSDWYRYLFIDGSSPMCQNSDMIQNLLQKHSYARFIDWGTLYGVSRYSFVCLTSDLETLKKNDADFIPVHIKTMYYQMIVLSLMQRASILRFSDEVTTISQNPDDNKQLEDIKHINKAYLKFINSMYFREVTAQEQGIELYDMMQEHMRIERDVKDLNREIDELYQYANMIEDKKERERMNRLQIWGAIILIPTLIAGILGMNTHDRDFISFFTGEYDRNYTISVIGILIVALIMFILTRKFIRDIMNKIWNRIKKTWNKIKKIFTKRKNK; via the coding sequence ATGAGTAAACCGTACAGCTATCATATTTTTATGTTTCCGTTCAGGTGGGATTATTGCGAAGCAAAAGATAATTGCAAAAACAAAAAACAAAATTTTTCAGAACGAACCAAACTTGAAAAATTTCAAAATTTATTAATTCCTAATGAAAAAGATACAAATTGGGAAACAAATAAATACAAAACTGATAATTCGGCAAATTACAACGAATTTACATATTTCTATGATTTTGTTCGTGATGCTATTTTTGATACCACAGAAAAGCAAGAACATGAAAAAAAAGTAATGAACCATTATGCCTATAAAACAAATGATAAAAAATATAAATATGAAATATCTCTTAAAGCAGGAAATAAATACAGTTTAGACATTAAAGAAATATACTTGCATGTTTTTACAACAGGTGTAGCATTACTCTCATATCACTTGAAAAATAATGAAACTGATAAATTTGAGGATATTTTAAAAATTAATGAATATGGAAGAAGAATATACCCGCAATTTTTAGATAATAAAGAACCTTATACTGATGTAACAAAAACCAAATTTCTTGCAGATAAAATTATGATTGTAAAAAGTCCGCTATGCAGTGAACATGATAATAATCCGCAAATAATTGCAGAAGAAGACTTTTCAAAGTATAATGATTTTTCAAATATAAAAGATGATGCTTTTATCTTACCGGATTTTATTGAAAAATTACTTGGTAATAATTTTATTACAAAAGATGAAAAAAATAAAATTAAAATTATACCTATCATTGATGACCGAATGTTTGTTATTTCATGGTACGGAAATAGTTATTTAATTAATAAGTTGCAATCAAAAGACATTTTAACAGAGCAGCACCGTTATAGAGGAACAACAACAGGGACAACCATAACCTCCGAACAATACAACTATATAAACAATTCCGATTGGTATCGCTATCTTTTTATTGACGGAAGTAGTCCGATGTGCCAAAATTCAGATATGATACAAAACTTATTGCAAAAACATAGTTACGCCCGTTTTATTGATTGGGGAACTTTGTATGGTGTAAGCAGATATTCCTTTGTATGTTTAACTTCTGATTTAGAAACTTTAAAAAAGAATGATGCTGATTTTATCCCTGTTCACATAAAAACCATGTACTACCAAATGATAGTGCTCTCATTAATGCAACGAGCAAGTATCTTACGATTTTCCGATGAAGTAACCACAATATCACAAAATCCTGATGATAATAAACAACTTGAAGATATAAAACATATAAACAAGGCATATCTAAAATTTATAAATTCAATGTACTTCCGTGAAGTAACAGCACAAGAACAGGGCATTGAACTTTACGACATGATGCAAGAACACATGCGAATTGAACGAGATGTAAAAGACTTAAATCGTGAAATTGATGAATTGTATCAATATGCAAATATGATTGAAGACAAAAAAGAAAGAGAAAGGATGAATCGCTTACAAATTTGGGGTGCAATTATTCTTATTCCGACTTTAATTGCAGGTATTCTTGGCATGAATACACATGATAGAGACTTTATAAGTTTTTTTACAGGTGAATATGATAGGAATTATACAATTAGTGTGATAGGAATATTAATAGTCGCACTTATAATGTTTATTTTGACACGTAAATTTATACGAGACATAATGAACAAAATTTGGAATAGGATAAAGAAAACTTGGAATAAGATAAAGAAAATATTTACAAAAAGAAAAAACAAATAA
- a CDS encoding SpoIIE family protein phosphatase, producing the protein MDSSNNWNILIADDDKNIHKIKVNPFFQEEILGKPINFISAFTKEDAFRILEDRHNEISVILFDIILTEGNGIDVIEYIRNDLGNEKIQIIIRSDASIDFSKREITDNYIIHDYIDDDDKTDGKLYFTIKSAISTYNDIKKLEKRNEEINKQKEVIEYQKQESDKSINAASLIQKALFPKEELLAKNFPDSFIIHEQQQDIGGDFYYFNEILGKIIIIAADCTHHGIQAALTSMLGISFLKRIIEVDKVFDPANILTKLDYEILNIFKNKNNEGEVHDGMDISICTFDMENKTLLVSGAINSIHHIRGNSINEHKVSKYAVGHMDTSHKNFNTELIPLEKDDIIYMYSDGFSNQLEANNKAFGKDNFFQMLGRKKKKSMDKQKEYFLMQLIDMTDKNEQTDDILIIGIKIP; encoded by the coding sequence ATGGATAGTTCAAACAATTGGAATATTTTGATTGCAGATGATGATAAAAATATTCATAAGATTAAAGTAAATCCTTTCTTTCAAGAAGAAATTTTAGGAAAACCCATTAATTTTATTTCTGCATTTACTAAAGAAGATGCTTTTAGGATTTTGGAAGACAGGCATAATGAAATTTCAGTAATCCTGTTTGATATAATTTTAACAGAGGGAAACGGTATAGATGTTATTGAATACATCCGAAATGATTTAGGAAATGAGAAAATTCAAATTATTATACGCTCAGATGCTTCAATAGATTTTTCTAAAAGAGAAATTACAGATAATTATATTATACATGATTATATTGATGATGACGATAAAACTGACGGAAAATTATATTTTACTATAAAATCTGCAATTTCTACTTACAATGACATTAAAAAATTAGAGAAAAGGAATGAAGAAATTAATAAACAAAAGGAAGTTATAGAATATCAAAAACAAGAATCAGATAAAAGCATTAATGCAGCAAGTCTTATCCAAAAAGCCCTTTTCCCAAAAGAAGAACTATTAGCAAAAAATTTCCCTGATTCATTTATAATTCACGAACAACAGCAAGACATAGGAGGTGATTTTTATTATTTCAATGAAATTCTCGGTAAAATAATAATTATTGCAGCAGATTGTACACATCACGGTATTCAAGCAGCATTAACTTCAATGTTAGGAATAAGTTTTTTGAAACGAATTATTGAAGTTGATAAAGTATTTGACCCTGCAAATATTCTGACTAAATTAGATTACGAAATTTTAAATATCTTTAAAAATAAAAACAACGAAGGTGAAGTACATGACGGAATGGATATTTCCATTTGCACTTTTGATATGGAAAATAAAACATTATTAGTATCAGGAGCTATTAATTCAATACATCATATAAGAGGTAACAGCATAAATGAACACAAAGTTAGCAAGTATGCAGTCGGACATATGGATACTTCTCATAAAAATTTCAATACAGAACTTATCCCTTTAGAAAAAGATGATATTATCTATATGTATTCTGACGGTTTTTCTAATCAATTAGAAGCAAATAACAAAGCTTTCGGAAAGGATAATTTTTTTCAAATGTTAGGCAGAAAGAAAAAGAAAAGCATGGATAAGCAAAAAGAATATTTCCTAATGCAGCTTATAGATATGACAGATAAAAATGAACAAACAGATGACATTTTAATTATCGGAATTAAAATACCTTAA
- the rsmI gene encoding 16S rRNA (cytidine(1402)-2'-O)-methyltransferase, translated as MSKLIIIPTPVGNLKDITFRAIEVLKEADMILAEDTRKTGILLKHYDIENKTEAFHKFNEHKKVQSIIERLSSGMLIGLVTDAGTPGISDPGFLLVRECILNNIKVETLPGATAFVPALINSGFPSEKFCFEGFLPQKKGRTKRLKELSAEKRTMIFYESPHRLIKTLKQFEEYFGKERIISVSRELTKIYEENIRGNSQYLINYFSNKTVKGEIVIVVEGFEKRLSEINLD; from the coding sequence ATGTCAAAACTAATTATAATCCCAACTCCTGTCGGCAACCTAAAGGATATAACTTTCAGAGCAATTGAAGTATTAAAAGAAGCAGATATGATATTGGCTGAGGATACTCGCAAAACCGGAATTCTCTTAAAACATTATGATATTGAAAATAAAACAGAAGCTTTCCATAAATTCAATGAACACAAAAAAGTTCAATCAATTATTGAAAGGCTGTCTTCCGGTATGCTTATAGGATTAGTTACTGATGCCGGAACTCCGGGAATTTCAGATCCGGGTTTTTTATTAGTCAGAGAGTGCATATTGAATAACATAAAAGTTGAAACATTACCCGGAGCAACTGCATTTGTTCCGGCATTGATCAATTCGGGTTTTCCTTCAGAAAAATTTTGTTTTGAAGGCTTTTTACCTCAAAAAAAAGGACGTACAAAAAGATTAAAAGAACTGTCGGCTGAAAAAAGAACAATGATATTTTATGAATCACCCCACAGACTTATAAAAACATTGAAACAATTCGAAGAATATTTCGGAAAAGAAAGAATAATATCAGTTTCGAGAGAACTTACAAAGATTTATGAAGAAAACATCAGAGGAAATTCTCAATACTTAATTAATTACTTCAGCAATAAGACTGTTAAGGGTGAAATTGTGATTGTAGTTGAAGGTTTTGAAAAAAGATTGAGTGAGATTAATTTGGATTGA
- a CDS encoding BatA domain-containing protein, whose product MNFLYPTFLFALFAISIPIIIHLFNFRSYKVVYFSNVKFLKDIKQETKSKSTLKHLLVLLMRILAVASIVFAFAQPYLPAGTGNNAVTDYKVCIYIDNSFSTEADSKYGKISELAKKRALETANAYPENTKFLFLTNDFDQKHQHYVSKEQLKDFILETHTSPAVKYISKVINKISDFFAENTEKNNLYTSYIISDFQKSSSDIDNLAKDSLLNIVFIPLEAEHTNNMYIDSVWFEAPGRPLYQTDELFVNITNKSDESYTDIPINLFLNDTLKATGSYSINANESSVEVLNFVNEKTGIINGRIEISDFPVTYDNTFYFNFDIKEKIKTLIISNSQKNKYIEDVFTDIPYVEINYESSSKLNFDKFNSYDVIILDDIKVLTENLTSELINFTSDGGKLIIFPGTETDIQSHNKLYNKLGINLITGIDTSKIYAGKINYNASIFKNVFKKEEKNLDLPYVLKRVKFSNQTFTNEEVILLSEKNDKLISSASFGKGKVYMFSQTADKRYGNLIFHPIWAPMIYNMVVFNTTDDHIYFTIGKDELVHVKKTSDNQDDVVHIMSKDKTSDYIPQVSRIEGANMKIFLNNIISNAGHYQVISEKKPIKGLSFNYDRKESDLDHYSFEELKKFIKDFGLTNYSITDSKEEFLSKSIQENNLGKQLWKLFLILALSFILFEILLIRFLK is encoded by the coding sequence ATGAATTTCCTATATCCCACATTCTTATTTGCTCTTTTTGCAATATCAATCCCGATAATTATACATCTTTTTAATTTTCGTTCTTATAAAGTTGTTTATTTCAGCAATGTTAAATTTCTGAAAGACATAAAACAAGAAACCAAATCAAAATCTACACTAAAGCATCTGTTAGTACTTTTAATGAGAATATTAGCAGTTGCGTCCATAGTATTCGCTTTTGCTCAACCGTATTTACCTGCAGGAACCGGCAATAATGCTGTTACAGATTACAAAGTCTGCATTTATATTGATAATTCTTTTTCAACCGAAGCAGACAGTAAATACGGCAAAATATCAGAATTAGCAAAGAAAAGAGCTTTGGAAACAGCAAACGCTTATCCTGAAAATACAAAATTCTTATTTCTTACAAATGACTTTGATCAAAAACATCAGCACTATGTTTCAAAAGAGCAATTAAAAGATTTTATACTTGAAACACACACTTCTCCGGCTGTTAAATACATAAGTAAGGTAATTAACAAAATATCCGATTTCTTTGCGGAAAATACTGAAAAAAATAATTTATACACTTCTTATATAATATCTGATTTCCAAAAATCGAGTTCCGATATTGATAATTTAGCTAAAGATTCATTACTGAATATTGTTTTTATCCCTTTGGAAGCTGAACATACAAATAATATGTATATTGATTCGGTTTGGTTTGAAGCACCGGGAAGACCTTTATACCAAACAGATGAATTGTTTGTAAATATCACTAACAAATCTGATGAATCTTATACTGATATTCCCATAAACTTATTTCTTAACGATACATTAAAAGCAACAGGAAGTTATAGTATTAATGCTAATGAAAGTTCTGTTGAAGTATTGAACTTCGTTAACGAAAAGACCGGAATTATCAACGGGCGAATTGAAATATCAGATTTTCCGGTTACTTACGATAATACTTTCTATTTTAATTTTGACATCAAAGAAAAAATCAAAACCCTTATAATCAGCAATTCTCAAAAGAACAAATATATCGAAGATGTCTTTACGGATATTCCCTATGTTGAAATTAATTATGAATCATCTTCAAAACTTAATTTCGACAAATTCAACAGTTATGATGTTATTATTTTGGATGATATTAAAGTCTTAACTGAAAACTTAACGAGCGAACTTATTAACTTTACTTCCGACGGTGGTAAACTAATAATATTTCCCGGAACGGAAACCGATATTCAATCTCATAATAAATTGTATAACAAACTTGGAATAAATCTGATAACAGGCATTGATACATCAAAAATTTATGCAGGAAAAATTAATTATAATGCTTCAATATTTAAAAATGTTTTTAAAAAAGAAGAAAAGAACCTTGATCTTCCTTATGTTTTAAAAAGAGTGAAATTCAGTAATCAAACATTTACAAATGAAGAAGTGATCTTACTTTCAGAAAAGAATGATAAATTAATCAGTTCTGCTTCTTTCGGTAAGGGAAAGGTTTACATGTTCTCTCAAACTGCCGATAAAAGATACGGGAATCTGATTTTCCATCCTATTTGGGCACCAATGATTTATAATATGGTGGTTTTCAATACAACTGATGATCATATTTATTTTACAATCGGAAAAGATGAACTTGTTCATGTAAAAAAGACATCCGATAATCAAGACGATGTGGTTCATATAATGAGCAAAGACAAAACTTCTGATTATATTCCTCAAGTTTCAAGGATTGAAGGAGCTAATATGAAAATCTTTTTGAATAATATCATAAGCAATGCCGGACATTATCAAGTGATATCAGAGAAAAAACCGATAAAAGGTTTGTCATTCAATTATGACAGAAAAGAATCTGACCTTGATCATTATTCATTTGAAGAATTGAAAAAATTTATAAAAGATTTCGGTTTAACTAACTACAGCATAACAGATTCAAAAGAAGAATTTCTTTCAAAATCAATACAAGAAAATAATCTCGGAAAACAACTGTGGAAACTTTTCCTCATATTGGCACTATCTTTTATATTATTTGAGATATTGCTTATTCGATTTTTGAAATAG
- a CDS encoding Fic family protein, with translation MKIDSRKINQTDTRSLEFFKANKNISFFSAKKDKIDFIYNTSALEGNAMTYPEVQTLLEGITIGGHKLEDEQQILNQNRSVNLLFKMLEEEKFQLNKSTLCKLHKKVAFEEALTWGEFRTGNVNIGGTDFLPPKAEKLDTIFQEGISEIKKIKHPIIKGITYFLFGAKNQFFFDGNKRVSRLMMNGILLSYGYPILNIKAKNKLEFNKYMIEFYECKDIEKTLLYFIDYYITANKHLAD, from the coding sequence ATGAAAATAGACAGCCGTAAAATTAATCAAACAGATACAAGAAGTTTAGAGTTTTTTAAAGCAAATAAAAATATCTCATTTTTTTCTGCAAAAAAAGACAAAATTGACTTTATTTACAATACCTCTGCATTAGAAGGAAATGCTATGACTTATCCGGAAGTACAAACACTTCTTGAAGGCATTACAATAGGGGGACATAAACTTGAAGATGAACAACAGATATTAAACCAAAACAGAAGTGTAAATTTGCTTTTTAAGATGTTGGAAGAAGAAAAATTTCAATTAAATAAATCTACACTTTGTAAACTTCATAAAAAAGTAGCTTTTGAAGAAGCATTAACATGGGGAGAATTCAGAACAGGTAATGTAAATATCGGAGGTACAGACTTTTTGCCTCCGAAAGCTGAAAAACTTGATACAATATTTCAAGAAGGTATTTCTGAAATAAAAAAAATTAAACATCCGATTATAAAAGGAATTACATATTTTTTGTTCGGAGCAAAAAATCAATTCTTTTTTGACGGTAATAAAAGAGTTTCTCGGCTTATGATGAACGGAATACTATTAAGTTACGGATATCCGATACTTAATATAAAAGCAAAGAATAAGTTAGAATTTAATAAATATATGATAGAATTTTATGAATGCAAAGACATTGAGAAAACCTTATTATATTTTATTGATTATTATATAACTGCAAATAAACATTTGGCAGATTAA
- the thpR gene encoding RNA 2',3'-cyclic phosphodiesterase: MNKRLFIAIKYKPNDIILNFIKDLKIDFENDKIKWVDSNNMHLTIKFYGDTDTAKIPGLIEHLHGAVENNKPVLLSVEKLGAFYRGKFPSVLFLNLSENIQLFNLVNAISEASELCGFSKEKRKFKAHITLARIKFIKDLSLFKEILDTEVNQTFMLDRFYLFESKLTPKGAIYNVVEEFVL; encoded by the coding sequence ATGAATAAACGTCTGTTTATAGCAATAAAATATAAACCGAATGATATTATTTTAAATTTTATTAAAGATTTAAAAATTGATTTTGAAAATGACAAGATTAAATGGGTTGATTCAAACAACATGCATTTAACTATAAAATTTTACGGAGACACCGATACAGCAAAAATTCCCGGTTTAATTGAGCATTTGCATGGTGCTGTTGAAAATAATAAACCTGTGTTACTTTCAGTTGAGAAATTAGGTGCTTTTTATCGCGGCAAGTTTCCGTCTGTATTATTCTTGAACTTGAGTGAGAATATACAACTCTTTAATTTAGTAAACGCAATCTCCGAAGCTTCAGAATTATGCGGATTTTCTAAAGAGAAAAGAAAATTTAAAGCACATATAACATTAGCAAGGATTAAGTTTATTAAAGATTTAAGTTTATTCAAAGAGATTTTAGATACAGAAGTAAATCAAACATTTATGCTTGACCGATTTTATCTGTTTGAAAGCAAATTGACACCAAAAGGGGCGATATATAATGTGGTTGAGGAGTTTGTGTTGTGA